The following coding sequences are from one Lipingzhangella halophila window:
- the scpB gene encoding SMC-Scp complex subunit ScpB, with protein MRRGLEAVLMVVDQPATEIDLARAFDRSVGEISDTLEELSREYTEQGRGFDLRHVADGWRFYTRPEHADIVEHFLKEGQEVRLTQAALETLAVVAYRQPVARGRVSAVRGVNCDGVMRTLVLRGLIEETGQDPESGALLFRTTNYFLDRLGLRSLDELPDLAPFLPDDIEGIDDTGERTT; from the coding sequence CTGCGACGGGGCCTGGAGGCGGTGTTGATGGTGGTCGACCAGCCGGCCACCGAGATCGATCTCGCGCGCGCCTTCGACCGCAGCGTGGGGGAGATCTCCGACACCCTCGAAGAGCTCTCGCGCGAGTACACCGAGCAGGGGCGGGGGTTCGATCTGCGGCACGTCGCCGACGGGTGGCGTTTCTACACCCGGCCCGAGCACGCCGACATCGTCGAGCACTTCCTCAAGGAGGGCCAGGAGGTGCGGCTCACCCAGGCAGCCCTGGAGACCCTGGCGGTCGTGGCCTACCGCCAACCGGTCGCGCGCGGCCGGGTGTCCGCTGTGCGCGGTGTGAACTGTGACGGCGTTATGCGTACCCTCGTACTGCGGGGTCTGATCGAGGAGACCGGGCAGGACCCGGAGTCCGGCGCGCTGCTCTTCCGCACCACGAATTACTTCCTGGACCGGCTCGGCCTGCGCAGTCTCGACGAGCTTCCGGACCTCGCGCCATTTCTGCCTGACGACATCGAAGGTATAGACGACACCGGTGAACGCACCACGTGA
- a CDS encoding pseudouridine synthase — translation MNAPRENPKSRGERGSNDQRGERGRSAPRGERGAGSGGKGGPKRRDDKAPERKGAKERGGNRRDGAARGGTGNRETKNDKSAPANRRDGGAGERQTKGGPKGRDDKAPERKGAKERGADRREGAARGGTGERQTKPDKGSPAYRRGGGGKEQRPGSGDRTGQGEQTGKQSESRLSVAARERLAALRADYEPGDGDLPDDRDEYQDVPGGIRLQKALAQAGVASRRASEEMIAAGRVTVDGHLVRRFGARVDPNTSEVRVDGMRVATAPDLMYYALNKPRGVVSTMWDPEGRRTLADYTGQTEERLFHVGRLDTETEGLILLTNDGELANRLTHPRYKVVKTYVAKVPGPVPRGVVTQVRKGVELEDGPVKADSFRVLENLEPKALVEVQLHEGRKRIVRRLLDAVGHPVHELARTRIGPIGLNALKPGTVRVLTAKEVSELYTAAGM, via the coding sequence GTGAACGCACCACGTGAGAATCCAAAGTCCCGCGGTGAGCGGGGCTCCAACGACCAGCGCGGTGAGCGCGGTCGGTCCGCACCGCGCGGTGAGCGCGGAGCCGGCTCTGGCGGCAAGGGCGGCCCGAAGCGGCGCGACGACAAGGCCCCGGAGCGCAAGGGCGCCAAGGAACGCGGCGGCAACCGTCGCGATGGCGCCGCGCGTGGCGGCACGGGCAACCGCGAGACCAAGAACGACAAGAGCGCCCCCGCCAACCGTCGCGATGGCGGTGCGGGCGAGCGCCAGACCAAGGGCGGTCCGAAGGGGCGCGACGACAAGGCCCCGGAGCGCAAGGGCGCCAAGGAACGCGGCGCCGACCGCCGTGAGGGCGCCGCGCGTGGCGGCACGGGCGAGCGCCAGACCAAGCCGGACAAGGGTTCCCCCGCCTACCGCCGCGGCGGTGGGGGCAAGGAGCAGCGTCCCGGATCCGGCGATCGGACCGGCCAGGGCGAGCAGACCGGGAAGCAGTCCGAGAGCCGGCTCTCCGTAGCCGCCCGCGAACGCCTGGCCGCGCTGCGCGCCGACTACGAGCCCGGTGACGGGGACCTGCCCGATGACCGCGACGAGTACCAGGACGTGCCGGGCGGGATCCGGCTGCAGAAGGCCCTCGCGCAGGCCGGGGTGGCCAGCCGGCGCGCGAGCGAGGAGATGATCGCGGCCGGCCGCGTCACGGTCGACGGCCACCTGGTGCGCCGCTTCGGGGCCCGGGTCGACCCGAACACCTCGGAGGTCCGGGTCGACGGAATGCGCGTGGCCACCGCGCCCGACCTGATGTACTACGCCCTGAACAAGCCGCGCGGGGTGGTCAGCACGATGTGGGACCCCGAGGGCCGCCGCACCCTCGCTGACTACACGGGGCAGACCGAGGAGCGGTTGTTCCACGTCGGCCGCCTCGACACCGAAACCGAGGGCCTGATCCTGCTGACCAACGACGGTGAGCTGGCCAACCGGCTGACCCACCCGCGCTACAAGGTGGTCAAGACCTACGTCGCCAAGGTGCCGGGACCGGTGCCGCGCGGCGTCGTGACCCAGGTGCGCAAGGGCGTAGAGCTGGAGGACGGTCCGGTCAAAGCCGACTCGTTCCGCGTGCTGGAGAACCTGGAGCCCAAGGCCCTGGTCGAGGTGCAACTGCACGAGGGGCGCAAGCGCATCGTGCGGCGGCTGCTTGACGCCGTGGGCCATCCTGTCCACGAGCTGGCGCGTACGCGGATCGGCCCGATCGGCCTGAACGCGCTCAAGCCGGGAACGGTGCGGGTCCTCACCGCGAAAGAGGTCAGTGAGCTCTACACTGCCGCTGGGATGTAG
- the aroH gene encoding chorismate mutase: MAVRAVRGAVQVDADERELILEATTELVSAVMQRNELTTDDVISVLFTTTSDLTAEFPALAARKLGFTDVPLMCAGEIAVPHGLPRVVRLMAHVETDRPKSELQHVYLRGAQALRLDIAQ; this comes from the coding sequence GTGGCGGTACGAGCGGTCCGCGGTGCGGTGCAGGTGGACGCGGACGAGCGGGAACTCATCCTGGAGGCGACCACTGAGCTGGTCTCCGCGGTGATGCAGCGCAACGAGCTGACCACGGACGACGTGATCAGCGTGCTCTTCACCACCACCTCCGACCTCACCGCGGAGTTCCCGGCGCTGGCCGCGCGCAAGCTCGGCTTCACCGATGTCCCGCTCATGTGTGCCGGCGAGATCGCGGTGCCGCACGGCCTGCCGCGCGTGGTGCGGCTCATGGCCCACGTCGAGACCGATCGTCCCAAGTCCGAACTGCAGCACGTCTACCTGCGCGGCGCCCAGGCGCTGCGTCTGGACATCGCGCAGTAG
- a CDS encoding prephenate dehydrogenase, with protein MVQRAIVVGTGLIGTSIALALRENGVEVALSDPDPATLDLACELGAGSALDPGSMGTPADIAVIAAPPRVIPAVLRDLQDRGLAHVYTDCASVKDSVVRETTRLGCDLATYVPGHPMGGREKHGPSAARADLFLGRSWALCPTGKADPGAVATVAEVARLCGAEPLTLDAARHDSAVALVSHAPHVTSSAVAARMVGGDETALAMAGQGVRDVTRIAAGDPEMWQEILRHNAAPVADILEAVATDLTATAEALRAGGGSGTETVRDLLERGRHGHDRIPGKRGAQRVPGFASLPVVIPDEPDSLGRLFAAVGAAGVNIEDVRIDHSPGLPVGVAQLYVQPEALTELAEVLADQGWSVHA; from the coding sequence ATGGTCCAGCGCGCGATCGTGGTGGGCACCGGGCTCATCGGGACGTCCATCGCGCTGGCGTTGCGCGAGAACGGCGTCGAGGTGGCGCTGAGCGACCCCGACCCGGCCACTCTCGATCTGGCGTGTGAGCTCGGCGCGGGCAGCGCCCTCGACCCCGGCTCGATGGGCACGCCCGCCGACATCGCGGTCATCGCGGCGCCGCCCCGGGTCATCCCGGCTGTGCTGCGCGACCTCCAGGACCGGGGGCTGGCCCACGTCTACACGGACTGCGCCAGTGTGAAGGACAGCGTGGTCCGCGAGACCACCCGGCTCGGCTGCGACCTGGCCACCTACGTGCCCGGTCACCCGATGGGGGGCAGGGAGAAGCACGGCCCCAGCGCCGCGCGCGCCGACCTGTTCCTCGGTCGTTCCTGGGCGCTGTGCCCCACGGGCAAGGCGGACCCGGGGGCGGTGGCCACGGTGGCCGAGGTGGCACGGCTGTGCGGCGCCGAACCCCTGACGCTGGACGCCGCCCGGCACGACAGCGCCGTCGCGCTGGTCTCGCACGCGCCGCACGTCACGTCGTCCGCTGTGGCCGCCCGGATGGTCGGCGGTGATGAGACCGCGCTGGCTATGGCCGGGCAGGGGGTGCGCGACGTCACGCGCATCGCCGCCGGTGACCCGGAGATGTGGCAGGAGATCCTGCGGCACAACGCGGCGCCGGTCGCCGACATCCTGGAGGCGGTCGCCACCGACCTCACGGCCACCGCCGAGGCGCTGCGCGCGGGCGGCGGCTCCGGCACCGAAACCGTGCGCGATCTGCTGGAACGCGGTCGTCACGGGCACGACCGGATCCCTGGCAAGCGCGGCGCGCAGCGGGTCCCCGGTTTCGCGTCGCTGCCGGTGGTGATCCCCGACGAGCCCGACTCGCTGGGCCGGCTCTTCGCCGCGGTGGGAGCCGCCGGGGTGAACATCGAGGACGTGCGGATCGACCACAGCCCGGGCCTGCCCGTCGGGGTGGCCCAGCTGTACGTCCAGCCCGAGGCGCTCACCGAGCTCGCCGAGGTCCTGGCCGATCAGGGCTGGTCGGTGCACGCCTGA
- the cmk gene encoding (d)CMP kinase, translated as MNAQGNARTTATDEERSAPRGGGPGVVVAIDGPSGSGKSSTARGAAKVRELRYLDTGAMYRAFTWWALRNGVDTADPAAVAAVVSRPAIVMGMDPSDPTVRVDGTDVAQDIRSQEVTENVSAVSAVPEVRARLVALQRDLIAEARSEAGGIVVEGRDITTVVAPEAEVKIYLTASAEARAERRSKEVRSSDIAATQADLMRRDLFDSSRSDSPLTQTEDALELETTGLSLDEVIALVAKLTDEASGEVVRSTGAI; from the coding sequence GTGAACGCGCAGGGTAACGCTCGGACCACGGCGACCGACGAAGAGCGGTCCGCTCCCCGCGGCGGCGGTCCCGGCGTCGTCGTCGCCATCGACGGGCCGTCCGGGTCGGGCAAGTCCAGCACGGCACGGGGCGCGGCCAAGGTGCGCGAGCTGCGGTACCTCGACACCGGGGCGATGTACCGGGCTTTCACCTGGTGGGCGCTGCGCAACGGCGTCGACACCGCCGACCCCGCGGCCGTCGCGGCGGTGGTGTCCCGGCCGGCCATCGTCATGGGCATGGACCCGTCCGATCCCACCGTGCGGGTGGACGGCACGGACGTCGCCCAGGACATCCGGAGCCAGGAGGTCACCGAGAACGTCAGCGCTGTCAGCGCTGTGCCCGAAGTGCGGGCACGCCTGGTCGCGCTGCAGCGTGACCTCATCGCCGAGGCGCGCAGCGAGGCGGGGGGCATCGTGGTCGAGGGGCGCGACATCACGACGGTTGTCGCTCCCGAGGCCGAGGTGAAGATCTACCTGACCGCCAGCGCCGAGGCGCGCGCCGAGCGGCGCAGCAAGGAGGTGCGGTCGAGCGACATCGCGGCGACCCAGGCCGACCTGATGCGCCGCGACCTGTTCGACTCCAGCCGCTCCGACTCCCCGCTGACCCAGACCGAGGACGCGCTGGAGCTGGAGACAACCGGGCTCTCGCTGGACGAGGTGATCGCCCTCGTCGCGAAGCTGACCGACGAGGCCAGCGGAGAGGTCGTGCGGAGCACCGGCGCGATCTGA
- the der gene encoding ribosome biogenesis GTPase Der — MTEFTYATNGPPEGDEETVVKPVVAVVGRPNVGKSSLVNRVIGRRQAVVEDVPGVTRDRVAYDAHWREREFTLVDTGGWDINVSGLAATVARQAEYAAQTADVVLFVVDATVGITDTDEAVTRVLRGAGRPVVLAANKVDGQRQEPEAMELWNLGLGEPHPVSAVHGRGSGDLLDAVLDAFPTQPGISDREEETGPRRVALVGRPNVGKSSLLNKVAGADRVVVDPVAGTTRDSVDELIELGGKTWKFVDTAGIRRRFRALQGADYYATMRTSATLERSEVAVVLIDVSEPLAEQDIRVVEQVLESGRALVLAFNKWDTLDDERRYYLEKEIDRQLSKVSWAPRVNISATTGRHVEKLVPAIERGLASWDSRISTGRLNGWLKEIVAATPPPVRGGKQPKILFATQAGARPPHFVLFTTGFLEDAYRRFLERRLREDFGFEGSPIKLSMRIREKRKGSGKASRGSVRPDWNRK; from the coding sequence ATGACTGAGTTTACGTATGCGACGAACGGCCCGCCCGAGGGGGACGAGGAGACCGTCGTCAAACCGGTGGTAGCCGTCGTCGGGCGGCCCAATGTTGGTAAGTCATCCCTGGTGAACCGGGTGATCGGGCGCCGCCAGGCGGTCGTGGAGGACGTGCCCGGGGTGACCCGGGACCGGGTGGCCTACGACGCCCATTGGCGGGAGCGGGAGTTCACGCTCGTCGACACGGGCGGCTGGGACATCAACGTCAGCGGGCTGGCCGCGACGGTCGCCCGGCAGGCCGAGTACGCCGCTCAGACCGCTGATGTGGTGCTGTTCGTGGTGGACGCGACCGTGGGGATCACCGACACGGACGAAGCCGTCACGCGGGTTCTGCGCGGAGCGGGCAGGCCGGTGGTGCTCGCGGCGAACAAGGTCGACGGCCAGCGGCAGGAGCCCGAGGCCATGGAGCTGTGGAACCTCGGCCTCGGCGAGCCGCACCCCGTCAGCGCCGTGCATGGGCGCGGATCGGGCGACCTGCTCGACGCCGTGCTCGACGCGTTCCCCACGCAGCCCGGGATCTCCGACCGCGAGGAGGAGACCGGCCCGCGGCGCGTGGCGCTGGTCGGCCGGCCCAACGTCGGCAAGTCCAGCCTGCTGAACAAGGTGGCCGGCGCGGACCGGGTGGTGGTCGACCCGGTGGCGGGCACCACGCGCGACTCCGTTGACGAGCTCATCGAGCTGGGCGGCAAGACCTGGAAGTTCGTCGACACCGCCGGGATCCGGCGCCGGTTCCGCGCGCTGCAGGGCGCCGACTACTACGCCACCATGCGCACCTCGGCGACACTGGAGCGCTCCGAGGTCGCGGTCGTGCTCATCGACGTCAGCGAGCCGCTCGCGGAGCAGGACATCCGGGTCGTGGAGCAGGTCCTCGAATCCGGCCGGGCCCTGGTGCTGGCGTTCAACAAGTGGGACACCCTCGACGACGAACGCCGGTACTACCTGGAGAAGGAGATCGACCGCCAGCTCTCCAAGGTGTCCTGGGCGCCGCGGGTGAACATCTCGGCCACGACCGGGCGGCACGTGGAGAAGCTCGTCCCGGCGATCGAGAGAGGGCTGGCGAGCTGGGACTCCCGCATCTCGACCGGACGGCTGAACGGGTGGCTCAAGGAGATCGTGGCCGCCACGCCCCCGCCGGTGCGCGGGGGCAAGCAGCCCAAGATCCTCTTCGCCACGCAGGCCGGGGCCCGCCCGCCGCACTTCGTCCTGTTCACCACCGGCTTCCTGGAGGACGCCTACCGCCGCTTCCTGGAGCGCCGGCTGCGCGAGGACTTCGGTTTCGAGGGGTCCCCGATCAAGCTGAGCATGCGCATCCGGGAGAAGCGCAAGGGCAGCGGCAAGGCGTCGCGGGGCAGCGTCCGCCCCGACTGGAACCGCAAGTAG
- a CDS encoding serine/threonine-protein kinase: protein MAQQVGGFRLIRELGSGGFGAVHLGEDSSGRRAAVKLLHPHLAKDAQVRRYFSQELANARQVQGFCVAEILDADAEAEQPWLATEYVEGPTLGQAVREHGPRTGGDSQRLAVQTITALAAIHAAGVVHRDFKPANILLGPDGPRVIDFGIARALDADTSSATQIGTLGYMAPEQLEGTTLGPAADLFAWGAIIVHAATGAEAFPGPTQAARISRTLTHPPETGDLADPLLSIVLACMDKDPAQRPTARQILDMLLTGRTAPSAPEPPSATPTFEPYADEETRLRRAGEAGDTNAMFNLGRLLRNAGRVVEAERWYRQAAEAGHTNAMNNLGNLLSNVGRIQEAERRYRQAAEAGNPKAMYNLGLLLKGAGRDEEAERWYRQAAEAGHTNAMNNLGVLLRDAGRVVEAERWYRQAAEAGHTNAMNNLGVLLRDAGRVVEAERWYRQAAEAGHTNAMNNLGNLLSNVGRIQEAERWYRQAVEAGRTKP, encoded by the coding sequence GTGGCGCAGCAGGTGGGCGGGTTCCGGCTGATACGGGAGCTGGGCTCGGGCGGGTTCGGCGCGGTGCATCTGGGTGAGGACTCCTCCGGGCGGCGCGCGGCGGTGAAGCTGCTGCATCCGCACCTGGCCAAGGACGCCCAGGTTCGCCGCTACTTCTCCCAGGAGTTGGCCAACGCGCGTCAGGTGCAGGGTTTCTGTGTGGCCGAGATCCTGGACGCCGACGCGGAGGCGGAGCAGCCGTGGCTGGCCACCGAGTACGTCGAGGGCCCCACCCTGGGCCAGGCGGTGCGCGAGCACGGCCCGCGCACGGGGGGCGACTCGCAGCGTCTGGCGGTGCAGACCATCACCGCGCTCGCGGCGATCCACGCCGCCGGGGTGGTGCACCGCGACTTCAAACCCGCCAACATCCTGCTCGGCCCGGACGGGCCGCGGGTGATCGACTTCGGGATCGCCCGCGCGTTGGACGCCGACACCTCCTCGGCCACCCAGATCGGCACTCTTGGCTACATGGCCCCGGAACAACTGGAGGGCACCACCCTGGGCCCGGCCGCTGACCTGTTCGCCTGGGGCGCGATCATCGTCCACGCCGCCACCGGCGCCGAGGCGTTCCCCGGCCCCACCCAGGCCGCCCGGATCAGCCGTACTCTCACACACCCGCCGGAGACGGGGGACCTCGCTGACCCGTTGCTCAGTATCGTCCTGGCCTGCATGGACAAGGACCCCGCCCAACGCCCCACCGCCCGCCAGATCCTCGACATGCTCCTCACCGGACGCACGGCACCCTCCGCACCCGAACCACCCTCCGCAACGCCAACCTTTGAACCATATGCAGACGAAGAAACCCGTCTGCGCCGCGCTGGCGAGGCGGGCGACACCAACGCCATGTTCAACCTCGGCCGTCTGCTGCGTAACGCTGGGCGTGTTGTGGAGGCGGAGCGGTGGTACCGCCAGGCCGCCGAGGCGGGTCACACCAACGCCATGAACAACCTCGGTAACCTGTTGAGTAACGTCGGCCGTATCCAGGAGGCGGAGCGGCGGTACCGCCAGGCCGCCGAGGCGGGCAATCCAAAAGCCATGTACAACCTCGGTCTTCTGCTGAAAGGCGCCGGCCGCGACGAGGAGGCGGAGCGGTGGTACCGCCAGGCCGCCGAGGCGGGTCACACCAACGCCATGAACAACCTCGGCGTTCTGCTGAGGGATGCTGGGCGTGTTGTGGAGGCGGAGCGGTGGTACCGCCAGGCCGCCGAGGCGGGTCACACCAACGCCATGAACAACCTCGGCGTTCTGCTGAGGGATGCTGGGCGTGTTGTGGAGGCGGAGCGGTGGTACCGCCAGGCCGCCGAGGCGGGTCACACCAATGCCATGAACAACCTCGGTAACTTGTTGAGTAACGTCGGCCGTATCCAGGAGGCGGAGCGGTGGTACCGCCAGGCCGTCGAGGCGGGCCGCACCAAGCCATGA